One window of the Streptomyces sp. TS71-3 genome contains the following:
- a CDS encoding phosphatidate cytidylyltransferase — protein MNDSSWGAPSRTGYAGPLLPTEPGSAERAARTGPAYDAFREVPSQSSQTPQEPMPNTPAPAPGPQQKKSAGRDLGAAIGVGLGLGVVILAALFVVKAVFVGVIVAAVVVGLWELTSRLRERKGINAPLVPLVVGGAAMVVAGYVRDTEGAWAAVALTALAVLVWRMTQPPEGYLRDVTAGVFAAFYVPFLATFVALLLSADDGPRRVLTFLILTVVSDTGAYAVGWRFGSHKLAPRISPGKTREGLIGAVTAAMIAGALCMQLMIDRGTWWQGLLLGLAVAVSATLGDLGESMIKRDLGIKDMGTVLPGHGGIMDRLDSLLPTAPVVWLLMVIFVGAN, from the coding sequence TCCTGGGGAGCGCCGTCCCGGACCGGATACGCCGGCCCGCTGCTCCCGACCGAGCCGGGCTCCGCAGAACGGGCAGCACGGACGGGTCCTGCGTACGATGCATTCCGCGAAGTGCCGTCGCAGTCGTCGCAGACCCCGCAGGAGCCCATGCCCAACACTCCCGCGCCCGCCCCGGGCCCGCAGCAGAAGAAGAGCGCCGGCCGTGACCTGGGTGCGGCCATAGGGGTCGGCCTCGGACTCGGCGTGGTGATCCTCGCGGCGCTGTTCGTGGTGAAGGCCGTCTTCGTCGGGGTGATCGTCGCCGCCGTCGTCGTGGGCCTGTGGGAGCTCACCTCGCGGCTGCGGGAGCGCAAGGGCATCAACGCCCCTCTGGTCCCGCTCGTCGTCGGCGGTGCCGCGATGGTGGTGGCCGGGTACGTCCGCGACACCGAGGGCGCATGGGCGGCGGTGGCCCTCACCGCGCTCGCCGTCCTGGTGTGGCGGATGACGCAGCCACCCGAGGGCTACCTCAGGGACGTCACCGCGGGCGTCTTCGCCGCCTTCTACGTGCCGTTCCTCGCGACGTTCGTCGCGCTGCTGCTGAGCGCCGACGACGGGCCGCGGCGGGTGCTCACGTTCCTGATCCTGACGGTCGTCAGCGACACCGGCGCCTACGCCGTCGGCTGGCGCTTCGGGTCGCACAAGCTCGCCCCCCGGATCAGCCCCGGCAAGACCCGCGAGGGACTGATCGGCGCGGTGACCGCCGCGATGATCGCCGGCGCGCTGTGCATGCAGCTGATGATCGACAGGGGCACCTGGTGGCAGGGCCTGCTGCTGGGCCTCGCGGTCGCCGTGTCCGCCACCCTGGGCGACCTCGGCGAGTCGATGATCAAGCGCGATCTTGGCATCAAGGACATGGGCACCGTGCTGCCGGGTCACGGCGGCATCATGGACCGGCTGGACTCCCTGCTGCCGACCGCGCCGGTGGTGTGGCTGCTGATGGTGATCTTCGTCGGAGCGAACTGA
- a CDS encoding serine hydrolase yields the protein MSVRALGVALALAMSVTSSALVAPRALAGSSGTASVQRALDRLTRDDGAPGALADVRTKHGTTVLTSGVADLETGAAMPADSDFRIGSMTKTYVATVVMQLVGQGRVALDAHVERYLPGVVRGHGNDGRKITIRSLLQHTTTLPEILEYYTPQDILADRYAHHDLADLLAIPLAHPPVKPDTPGQFRYCNTNYLVLSMLIEKVTHHPYGTEIKRRILTPLGLGSTSVPGDEVTIPRPHPRGYVRTAAGADPIDVTEFNPTAAAGAGDMISSGSDMSTFLDALLSGRLLHRAELAEMMGVTQTGHSDGGAYGLGLEQWSLPCGGVFWGHQGDILGFQTMSGATTDGRQATVMVNVDPGGPDAQDDDVQDAVTAALCS from the coding sequence ATGTCCGTGCGGGCACTGGGTGTCGCGTTAGCCCTTGCCATGAGCGTCACGTCGTCCGCGCTGGTCGCGCCGCGGGCCCTCGCCGGGTCCTCCGGCACCGCCTCGGTGCAGCGTGCGCTGGACCGGCTGACCCGCGACGACGGGGCGCCCGGAGCGCTCGCGGACGTGCGCACCAAGCACGGGACCACCGTGCTGACCAGCGGCGTCGCGGATCTGGAGACCGGCGCGGCGATGCCTGCCGACAGCGACTTCCGCATCGGCAGCATGACCAAGACGTATGTCGCGACGGTCGTGATGCAACTCGTCGGCCAGGGCAGGGTGGCGCTCGACGCGCACGTGGAGCGCTACCTGCCCGGCGTCGTGCGCGGCCACGGCAACGACGGCCGGAAGATCACCATACGGAGCCTGCTCCAGCACACCACCACGCTGCCGGAGATCCTGGAGTACTACACGCCGCAGGACATCCTGGCCGACCGGTACGCGCACCACGATCTCGCCGACCTGCTCGCGATCCCGCTGGCGCACCCGCCGGTGAAACCCGACACGCCCGGCCAGTTCCGCTACTGCAACACCAACTACCTGGTGCTCTCGATGCTGATCGAGAAGGTGACCCACCACCCGTACGGCACGGAGATCAAGCGGCGCATCCTGACGCCGCTGGGCCTCGGCTCCACGTCGGTGCCCGGTGACGAGGTCACGATCCCGAGACCGCACCCGCGCGGCTACGTGCGGACGGCCGCCGGCGCGGATCCGATCGACGTGACGGAGTTCAACCCCACGGCCGCCGCGGGCGCCGGCGACATGATCTCCAGCGGCTCCGACATGTCGACGTTCCTCGACGCCCTCCTGAGCGGGCGGCTGCTGCACCGGGCGGAACTGGCCGAGATGATGGGCGTGACGCAGACCGGGCACTCGGACGGCGGCGCGTACGGGCTGGGCCTGGAGCAGTGGTCGCTGCCGTGCGGTGGCGTCTTCTGGGGGCACCAGGGCGACATACTGGGCTTCCAGACGATGAGCGGCGCCACGACGGACGGCCGCCAGGCCACGGTCATGGTCAACGTGGACCCGGGCGGCCCGGACGCCCAGGACGACGACGTGCAGGACGCGGTGACGGCGGCGCTGTGCTCGTGA
- the rlmN gene encoding 23S rRNA (adenine(2503)-C(2))-methyltransferase RlmN, translating to MPAPGELTFAAPRGAKKPPRHLADLSPAQRKEAVAALGEKPFRAKQLSQHYFARLAHDPGQWTDIPAASRGRLRDALLPDLMAVVRHISCDGDTTRKTLWRLFDGTLVESVLMRYPDRVTMCISSQAGCGMNCPFCATGQAGLDRNLSTAEIVHQIVDGIRALRDGEIGGGDAGGTGSPARLSNIVFMGMGEPLANYNRVIGAIRRLTDPEPDGLGLSQRGITVSTVGLVPAMHRFADEGFSCRLAVSLHAPDDELRDTLVPVNTRWRVREVLDAAWEYAAKSGRRVSIEYALIRDINDQAWRGDRLGRLLKGKRAHVNLIPLNPTPGSKWTASRPEDQDAFVAAIAAHGVPVTVRDTRGQEIEGACGQLAGAER from the coding sequence ATGCCTGCACCCGGAGAACTCACCTTTGCCGCTCCCCGCGGGGCCAAGAAGCCCCCGCGGCACCTCGCCGACCTCTCGCCCGCCCAGCGGAAGGAGGCCGTTGCCGCGCTCGGGGAGAAGCCGTTCCGTGCCAAGCAGCTCTCGCAGCACTACTTCGCACGCCTGGCGCACGACCCCGGCCAGTGGACCGACATCCCCGCCGCCTCGCGCGGCCGGCTCCGGGACGCGCTGCTGCCCGACCTGATGGCCGTGGTGCGGCACATCAGCTGTGACGGCGACACCACCCGCAAGACCCTGTGGCGGCTCTTCGACGGCACCCTCGTCGAGTCCGTCCTGATGCGCTACCCGGACCGCGTCACCATGTGCATCAGCTCCCAGGCGGGCTGCGGCATGAACTGCCCGTTCTGCGCCACCGGCCAGGCCGGCCTGGACCGCAATCTGTCCACCGCCGAGATCGTCCACCAGATCGTCGACGGCATACGGGCGCTGCGGGACGGCGAGATCGGCGGCGGGGACGCCGGGGGGACGGGCAGCCCCGCGCGGCTGTCCAACATCGTCTTCATGGGCATGGGCGAGCCGCTGGCGAACTACAACCGCGTGATCGGCGCCATCCGCCGCCTCACCGACCCCGAGCCGGACGGCCTCGGCCTGTCGCAGCGCGGGATCACCGTCTCCACCGTCGGCCTGGTGCCCGCCATGCACCGGTTCGCCGACGAGGGCTTCAGCTGCCGCCTCGCCGTGTCGCTGCACGCGCCCGACGACGAGCTCCGCGACACGCTCGTGCCCGTGAACACCCGCTGGAGGGTCCGGGAGGTGCTCGACGCGGCATGGGAGTACGCGGCGAAGTCCGGCCGCCGGGTCTCCATCGAGTACGCCCTCATCCGGGACATCAACGACCAGGCCTGGCGCGGCGACCGGCTCGGCCGGCTGCTCAAGGGCAAGCGGGCCCACGTGAACCTCATCCCGCTCAACCCCACCCCCGGCTCCAAGTGGACCGCGTCACGTCCCGAGGACCAGGACGCCTTCGTCGCCGCCATCGCGGCCCACGGCGTGCCCGTCACGGTCCGCGACACCCGTGGCCAGGAGATCGAGGGTGCCTGTGGACAACTCGCGGGTGCCGAGCGCTGA
- a CDS encoding thiamine ABC transporter substrate binding subunit, with translation MSTIKKAALVALATGLGIGALGACSDSGSGSSGSDSKTVTLVSHDSFAASASVLKAFEKTSGYRVKVLKDGDAGEAVNKAILTKDNPQGDVFFGVDNTLLSRALDNHLFEPYQAAGLNQVRPESLPGHDHAVTPIDTGEICVNYDKAYFTSHHVKPPATFADLTEPAYRNLLVTENASTSSPGLGFLLGSAARYGGKGWPAYWTKLKGNGVKVVDTWEQAYNEEFSGSAGGKKAGGDRPLVVSYASSPPAEAIYAHPQPRTAPTGVATGTCFRQIEYAGLLAHAKNPKGGKALIDFLISTRFQDDMPLNMFVDPVNEKAQAPADYRKYAVRVATPQTMPPDEIAQHRDEWVRTWTSLVLK, from the coding sequence GTGAGCACCATCAAGAAGGCCGCGCTCGTCGCGCTGGCCACCGGACTGGGCATCGGCGCGCTCGGCGCCTGCTCGGACTCCGGCAGCGGGTCATCGGGATCGGACTCCAAGACCGTGACCCTCGTCTCCCACGACTCCTTCGCCGCGTCCGCGAGCGTGCTCAAGGCGTTCGAGAAGACCTCCGGCTACCGGGTCAAGGTGCTCAAGGACGGCGACGCCGGCGAGGCCGTCAACAAAGCCATCCTTACCAAGGACAACCCCCAGGGCGACGTCTTCTTCGGCGTCGACAACACCCTGCTGAGCCGGGCGCTCGACAACCACCTCTTCGAGCCCTACCAGGCCGCCGGCCTCAACCAGGTCCGCCCCGAGTCCCTGCCCGGCCACGACCACGCGGTCACCCCGATCGACACCGGAGAGATCTGCGTCAACTACGACAAGGCCTACTTCACCTCCCACCACGTGAAGCCCCCGGCGACCTTCGCCGACCTCACAGAGCCGGCCTACCGGAACCTCCTCGTCACCGAGAACGCCTCGACCTCCTCGCCCGGCCTCGGCTTCCTGCTCGGCAGCGCAGCCCGGTACGGCGGCAAGGGCTGGCCCGCCTACTGGACGAAGCTCAAGGGCAACGGCGTGAAGGTCGTCGACACCTGGGAGCAGGCGTACAACGAGGAGTTCTCCGGCTCGGCCGGCGGAAAGAAGGCCGGCGGCGACCGCCCCCTCGTCGTCTCCTACGCCTCGTCGCCGCCCGCCGAGGCGATCTACGCGCACCCCCAGCCCAGGACCGCGCCGACCGGCGTCGCCACCGGCACCTGCTTCCGCCAGATCGAGTACGCCGGCCTGCTCGCCCACGCGAAGAACCCCAAGGGCGGCAAGGCCCTGATCGACTTCCTCATATCCACCAGGTTCCAGGACGACATGCCGCTGAACATGTTCGTCGACCCGGTCAACGAGAAGGCGCAGGCGCCCGCCGACTACCGGAAGTACGCCGTGCGGGTCGCCACCCCGCAGACGATGCCGCCCGACGAGATCGCGCAGCACCGTGACGAGTGGGTCAGGACATGGACGTCCCTCGTTCTGAAGTGA
- a CDS encoding iron ABC transporter permease, which translates to MVLPVAFFAVFFAYPLVEIVARGLRDGGAWHAGRIGEVLTGPGTGHVLWFTVWQALASTALTLVLALPGAYAFARLDFPGKRLLRAVVTVPFVLPTVVAGSAFLALLGRGGLLDQLWGVRLDTTVWAILLAHVFFNYAVVVRTVGGLWGQLDPRQEEAARVLGASRAAAWRTVTLPALAPAVAAAGLIVFLFTFTSFGIVQILGGPTFSTIEVEIYRQTAELFDLPAAAVLTLLQLVAVGAILAVHAVTVRRRERALHLVDAAGTAQRPRGAAQWALLGGVLATVGLLLLLPLGVLVERSLHTAGGYGLAYYRALASADSGAFLVPPIDAVANSLEYALAATAIALVIGGLAAAALSRRAGALLRGFDALLMLPLGVSAVTVGFGFLITLDRPPLDLRSSWILVPLAQALVGAPFVVRTMLPVLRAVDDRLRQAAAVLGASPLRVWREVDLPMVRRALLTAAGFAFAVSLGEFGATVFIARPDQPTLPVAVARLLGRAGDLNYGQAMALSVVLMVVCALALLLLERVRTDHTGEF; encoded by the coding sequence ATGGTGCTGCCCGTCGCGTTCTTCGCGGTCTTCTTCGCCTACCCGCTCGTCGAGATCGTGGCGCGCGGCCTGCGGGACGGCGGTGCGTGGCACGCCGGGCGGATCGGCGAGGTGCTCACCGGACCCGGGACCGGGCACGTGCTCTGGTTCACCGTCTGGCAGGCTCTCGCGTCCACCGCCCTCACCCTGGTGCTCGCCCTGCCGGGCGCCTACGCCTTCGCCCGGCTCGACTTCCCGGGCAAGCGGCTGCTGCGCGCCGTGGTCACCGTCCCGTTCGTGCTGCCCACGGTCGTGGCGGGCAGTGCCTTCCTGGCGCTGCTCGGCCGCGGCGGCCTGCTCGACCAGCTGTGGGGCGTCCGCCTGGACACCACCGTGTGGGCCATCCTCCTCGCGCACGTCTTCTTCAACTACGCCGTCGTCGTCCGCACCGTCGGCGGCCTGTGGGGCCAGCTCGACCCCCGTCAGGAGGAAGCCGCACGGGTGCTCGGCGCCTCGCGGGCGGCGGCCTGGCGCACCGTCACCCTGCCCGCGCTGGCGCCGGCCGTGGCCGCGGCCGGCCTCATCGTGTTCCTGTTCACCTTCACGTCCTTCGGGATCGTGCAGATCCTCGGCGGCCCCACCTTCTCCACGATCGAGGTGGAGATCTACCGGCAGACGGCCGAGCTGTTCGACCTGCCGGCCGCAGCCGTGCTCACCCTGCTGCAACTCGTCGCCGTCGGCGCCATCCTCGCCGTGCACGCCGTCACGGTCCGGCGCCGCGAACGCGCCCTGCATCTCGTGGACGCGGCGGGCACCGCCCAGCGGCCCCGCGGCGCCGCGCAGTGGGCCCTGCTCGGCGGCGTCCTCGCCACCGTCGGCCTGCTGCTCCTGCTGCCGCTCGGGGTCCTCGTCGAACGCTCCCTGCACACCGCCGGCGGCTACGGCCTCGCCTACTACCGGGCGCTGGCCTCCGCGGACAGCGGCGCCTTCCTGGTACCGCCGATCGACGCCGTCGCCAACTCCCTGGAGTACGCGCTCGCCGCCACCGCCATCGCCCTGGTGATCGGCGGGCTCGCCGCGGCGGCGCTCAGCCGGCGCGCCGGGGCGCTGCTGCGCGGGTTCGACGCGCTGCTGATGCTGCCGCTCGGGGTGTCCGCCGTCACCGTCGGCTTCGGCTTCCTCATCACGCTCGACCGGCCCCCGCTCGACCTGCGGTCGTCATGGATCCTCGTGCCGCTCGCACAGGCCCTCGTCGGCGCCCCCTTCGTGGTGCGCACCATGCTGCCCGTGCTGCGCGCCGTGGACGACCGGCTGCGCCAGGCCGCGGCCGTGCTCGGCGCGTCGCCCCTGCGGGTCTGGCGCGAGGTGGACCTGCCGATGGTGCGCAGGGCCCTGCTCACGGCCGCGGGATTCGCGTTCGCCGTCTCGCTCGGCGAGTTCGGCGCCACCGTCTTCATAGCCCGGCCCGACCAGCCCACCCTGCCCGTGGCCGTGGCCCGGCTGCTGGGCCGGGCGGGCGACCTGAACTACGGGCAGGCCATGGCGCTCTCGGTGGTGCTGATGGTGGTCTGCGCGCTGGCGCTGCTGCTGCTCGAACGCGTCAGGACCGACCACACGGGAGAGTTCTAG